CCCACTCTATCTCTATCTGTCTGATGGCCCAGGATCGTTGTCCATAGGTTTTTTGTTGACCGTCATGGATAATTACATGATTTGGAGTCGAGCTATGAAATATTCACTGCTTGGGAAAAATAAAGTTGGGTTTGTGGACGACACTATCTCAAAAGAGGATTTTGAGCCAGAACTATGAAAATTATGGGATCGGTGCAATGCAATCGTAATTTCATGGATAATGTATAATGTTAGCAAGGAATTGGTGACTGGGGTCCTGCTTTCTTCAAATGCTCATGACATTTGGTCAGCCTTGGAGGAGTGTTTTGACAAGGTAAACGGATCTCGTGAATATCAATTGCATAGGGAAATATTTACTCTTACTCAGGGCACATCCTCTGTATCAGTGTATTTTACTCAAAGATCTATGGGACGAGTATGACTCTCTTATGCCTCCTCCTTGTGGTTGTCCTAAATCTAAAGAATTTCTTAAGTATTTACAACATCAGAGGCTCTATCAGTTTCTTATGGGCCTCAATGAGGGCTACAACCAAGCTCGTAGTCAGATTCTACTAAAGACATATTTGCCTACTGTAAGCCAGGCGTATGCTATGATTGTTCAAGATGAAAGTTAGAAGATAGTCGCAAGAAATCAGTATGCTAACACTGGCATTGAGCCAACTATTTTGTTTACATCACAAGTAGGAGCTATTTCTAAATCTAAGAAGAATTATAATGTTGAATGTGAGTTTTGTCATCTAAGAGGTCATTCTAAGGATAGATGCTATAAACTAATGAAGTGTGACTATTGTGGCATGAAAGGGCATTTGAAAGAGAACTGTTATAAGCTCATTGGTTACCCTGCTAATTTTAAATCTAAGAAGAAGGCAAATGTGGTGGTGCATGAGAACACTGCTGCTCCAGCATTCACTCAGGAGCAATACTCTATGCTTCTGAATATGCTAAGAAAGGTTTCAACTTTAAATGCTAGTGCTCATTTGGCAGGTAATCTTATTTTTCACAGGTTAATAGTGTTCA
This region of Nicotiana tomentosiformis chromosome 4, ASM39032v3, whole genome shotgun sequence genomic DNA includes:
- the LOC104092815 gene encoding uncharacterized protein translates to MAIEDDVADKENGVTGGISGGGPMVIDHNHPLYLYLSDGPGSLSIGFLLTVMDNYMIWSRAMKYSLLGKNKVGKELVTGVLLSSNAHDIWSALEECFDKCILLKDLWDEYDSLMPPPCGCPKSKEFLKYLQHQRLYQFLMGLNEGYNQARSQILLKTYLPTVSQAYAMIVQDES